The following coding sequences are from one Dermacentor silvarum isolate Dsil-2018 chromosome 4, BIME_Dsil_1.4, whole genome shotgun sequence window:
- the LOC119450502 gene encoding ras-related protein Rab-7a-like translates to MPLVLSNQQGTLDRRGKRERRSSWMLHRENMGVKLQTADLKVIILGDSNVGKTSLLVRYIERRFEDYPKATLGASFTLKMRGKHNIAIWDTAGQERYVGLSMFYCRNADVAIMAFDVTSRESFKALMTRYVQLLSVVDDFALKVVVGTKNDLLSTKKRQVSVAEAETFARSLNPGWTTDKAPYFETSSATGENIEQVFEYIFEYCTREHGMLSCCLNNAREKDLKTVTLTPRTLRIAKSVTNCCI, encoded by the exons ATGCCGCTCGTGCTATCCAACCAGCAAGGGACCCTCGACCGGCGAGGAAAGCGTGAACGCCGATCAAGTTGGATGCTGCACCGAGAAAACATGGGCGTGAAACTTCAGACGGC TGACCTGAAAGTGATTATTCTGGGAGACTCGAATGTCGGCAAAACGTCCCTTCTCGTTCGCTACATCGAGAGGCGGTTTGAAGATTATCCTAAA GCAACTCTCGGTGCATCATTCACATTGAAAATGAGAGGGAAACACAATATTGCAATATGG GACACAGCAGGACAAGAACGCTATGTTGGCTTGAGCATGTTCTACTGCAGAAATGCTGACGTTGCAATCATGGCCTTTGACGTTACGAGCCGAGAAAGCTTTAAGGCATTAAT GACAAGGTATGTCCAGTTATTGAGTGTGGTGGATGACTTTGCATTGAAGGTGGTTGTAGGGACCAAGAATGACCTGCTAAGCACAAAGAAACGACAG GTTTCTGTTGCTGAGGCGGAAACCTTTGCAAGGAGCCTAAATCCTGGCTGGACAACGGACAAGGCACCCTACTTTGAGACGTCAAGTGCAACAGGCGAAAATATCGAGCAGGTCTTCGAATACATTTTTGAATATTGCACCCGTGAACACGGTATGCTTTCTTGTTGCCTTAACAATGCTCGCGAAAAAGACCTAAAGACTGTCACTCTCACCCCAAGAACACTAAGGATAGCCAAGAGTGTAACAAATTGTTGCATTTAA